A region from the Linepithema humile isolate Giens D197 chromosome 1, Lhum_UNIL_v1.0, whole genome shotgun sequence genome encodes:
- the LOC105669847 gene encoding odorant receptor 10-like isoform X5: protein MIISWGDMSKIVAGATLLMTNCTHASKARIQALLDIANSPVFHRHDKTHQDLLKSYTKKSIFHHAVYQSFGAIAVFCWGFTPLADLIAGRSRRLPMEGWYPYNTTTTPAFEITAGHQGVAVIIACFHNVAMDTLMTGLITVACCQLAILERNIMSINNEESVSKMQNKNTLFITDEKALCYQRLKKCTVHSNIIFHFTKEIQDIFGTVIFFQFLSNCVIICLIAFNVSQMKVYIPAVLIGMLTYLCCMTYQIFIFCWHGNELHLHSIRIVTAAYSSGWFSGTERFKRSLQIVMIRAHRPFILSAGNIMLLSLDTFVQILRTSYSIFTVLQGSAA, encoded by the exons GCACGAATCCAGGCGCTTTTAGACATAGCCAATAGTCCCGTGTTTCACCGGCACGACAAGACGCACCAGGACCTCCTCAAGAGCTACACAAAGAAGAGCATCTTTCATCATGCGGTTTATCAAAGTTTCGGCGCGATTGCGGTGTTTTGCTGGGGCTTTACTCCCCTCGCCGATCTAATAGCCGGTCGTTCACGCCGGCTACCAATGGAAGGATGGTATCCTTACaacacgacgacgacgccggCCTTCGAAATCACCGCAGGGCATCAAGGTGTAGCTGTCATAATTGCCTGCTTCCATAACGTGGCAATGGACACGTTAATGACAGGCTTGATCACGGTTGCCTGTTGCCAGCTAGCGATTCTAGAGCGGAATATTATGTCCATAAATAATGAGGAAAGTGTCtctaaaatgcaaaataaaaacacgTTGTTTATAACTGACGAGAAAGCTCTGTGCTATCAGCGACTTAAAAAGTGCACGGTCCACAGCAACATAATATTTCA TTTTACGAAAGAAATCCAGGATATCTTCGGCACGGTGATCTTCTTCCAGTTTCTCTCGAATTGCGTAATCATCTGCTTGATCGCCTTCAATGTGTCGCAG ATGAAGGTTTATATCCCGGCGGTACTGATCGGCATGTTAACGTACTTATGCTGTATGACATATCAGATATTCATTTTCTGCTGGCATGGTAATGAGCTGCATCTCCAT AGCATACGTATAGTCACAGCTGCGTACTCGAGTGGCTGGTTCTCCGGCACGGAGAGATTCAAACGCAGTTTACAGATTGTGATGATCAGAGCCCATCGTCCATTTATTTTAAGCGCTGGCAACATCATGTTACTGTCTTTGGACACTTTCGTACAG atactACGGACGTCTTACTCGATTTTTACGGTACTTCAAGGTTCAGCTGCTTAA
- the LOC105669847 gene encoding odorant receptor Or1-like isoform X4, whose translation MIISWGDMSKIVAGATLLMTNCTHASKIVVFLREQARIQALLDIANSPVFHRHDKTHQDLLKSYTKKSIFHHAVYQSFGAIAVFCWGFTPLADLIAGRSRRLPMEGWYPYNTTTTPAFEITAGHQGVAVIIACFHNVAMDTLMTGLITVACCQLAILERNIMSINNEESVSKMQNKNTLFITDEKALCYQRLKKCTVHSNIIFHFTKEIQDIFGTVIFFQFLSNCVIICLIAFNVSQMKVYIPAVLIGMLTYLCCMTYQIFIFCWHGNELHLHSIRIVTAAYSSGWFSGTERFKRSLQIVMIRAHRPFILSAGNIMLLSLDTFVQILRTSYSIFTVLQGSAA comes from the exons ATAGTTGTTTTTCTTCGTGAGCAGGCACGAATCCAGGCGCTTTTAGACATAGCCAATAGTCCCGTGTTTCACCGGCACGACAAGACGCACCAGGACCTCCTCAAGAGCTACACAAAGAAGAGCATCTTTCATCATGCGGTTTATCAAAGTTTCGGCGCGATTGCGGTGTTTTGCTGGGGCTTTACTCCCCTCGCCGATCTAATAGCCGGTCGTTCACGCCGGCTACCAATGGAAGGATGGTATCCTTACaacacgacgacgacgccggCCTTCGAAATCACCGCAGGGCATCAAGGTGTAGCTGTCATAATTGCCTGCTTCCATAACGTGGCAATGGACACGTTAATGACAGGCTTGATCACGGTTGCCTGTTGCCAGCTAGCGATTCTAGAGCGGAATATTATGTCCATAAATAATGAGGAAAGTGTCtctaaaatgcaaaataaaaacacgTTGTTTATAACTGACGAGAAAGCTCTGTGCTATCAGCGACTTAAAAAGTGCACGGTCCACAGCAACATAATATTTCA TTTTACGAAAGAAATCCAGGATATCTTCGGCACGGTGATCTTCTTCCAGTTTCTCTCGAATTGCGTAATCATCTGCTTGATCGCCTTCAATGTGTCGCAG ATGAAGGTTTATATCCCGGCGGTACTGATCGGCATGTTAACGTACTTATGCTGTATGACATATCAGATATTCATTTTCTGCTGGCATGGTAATGAGCTGCATCTCCAT AGCATACGTATAGTCACAGCTGCGTACTCGAGTGGCTGGTTCTCCGGCACGGAGAGATTCAAACGCAGTTTACAGATTGTGATGATCAGAGCCCATCGTCCATTTATTTTAAGCGCTGGCAACATCATGTTACTGTCTTTGGACACTTTCGTACAG atactACGGACGTCTTACTCGATTTTTACGGTACTTCAAGGTTCAGCTGCTTAA